The Primulina eburnea isolate SZY01 chromosome 13, ASM2296580v1, whole genome shotgun sequence genome includes a region encoding these proteins:
- the LOC140809030 gene encoding protein NRT1/ PTR FAMILY 7.3-like produces the protein MHQEEYTLDGSVDRNGTPAVRAQTGSWCAGFLILVNQGLATLAFFGVGVNLVLFLTRVMGQDNAEAANNVSKWTGTVYLFSLLGAFLSDSYWGRYKTCAIFQVIFVIGLVSLSLTSYLFLVKPNGCGDEKTLCDSHSTLQLSLFYVSIYLIALGNGGYQPTIATFGADQFDEEHPKEGHSKVEFFSYFYLALNLGCLFSNTILGYYEDKGIWEIGFWASAGSATVALILFLIGTPRYRHFVPKGNPLSRFCQVIVAASRKWKIQVPYDDELYEVQEADLADNAGRKILHTQGFKFLDRAAVMTQRDYTVEKKTNTHNPWNLCPITQVEEVKCILRLLPVWLCTIPYSVVFTQMQSIFVEQGAAMKTTLADFHIPPASMSSFDILSVAAFIFINKRLIEPLVSRYRKSGGLTELQRMGIGLVIAIAAMLSAGLVEHFRLKYSQKDCPNCANSSSLSIFWQVPQYVLIGASEVFMYVGQLEFFNGQAPDGLKSFGSALSMMSISLGNYVSSLIVTIVIKISASDEMPGWIPRNLNKGHLDRFYYLLGALTAADLLLYIVCAKWYKYTRFEDRSNKGKDNDARI, from the exons ATGCACCAAGAAGAATACACCCTTGACGGATCAGTTGATCGCAATGGAACGCCTGCGGTCCGAGCACAAACAGGATCATGGTGTGCTGGCTTTCTTATACTAG TGAATCAAGGCCTTGCCACACTTGCATTTTTCGGGGTTGGAGTCAATCTAGTGTTGTTCCTTACGAGAGTAATGGGCCAAGACAATGCTGAAGCTGCAAATAATGTTAGCAAATGGACAGGCACGGTTTACCTATTTTCCCTTCTGGGGGCGTTTCTTTCCGATTCCTACTGGGGACGATACAAAACTTGTGCCATTTTCCAAGTCATATTTGTGATT GGTTTGGTATCTTTATCACTGACATCATACTTGTTCttggtcaaaccaaatggcTGTGGCGATGAAAAAACTCTGTGCGACTCACATTCTACGCTCCAACTTTCGCTCTTCTATGTATCGATTTACCTAATTGCCCTTGGAAACGGAGGGTACCAACCCACGATCGCAACATTTGGAGCCGATCAATTCGATGAAGAACATCCCAAAGAAGGCCACTCAAAAGTGGAGTTCTTTAGCTACTTCTACTTGGCCCTAAATCTCGGTTGCTTATTTTCAAACACAATCTTGGGTTATTATGAAGATAAAGGGATATGGGAAATAGGGTTTTGGGCATCTGCTGGATCTGCTACAGTTGCATTGATTTTGTTCCTGATTGGGACTCCAAGATACAGACATTTCGTACCCAAAGGCAATCCTTTATCAAGATTTTGTCAAGTGATTGTTGCTGCATCAAGGAAATGGAAAATTCAGGTGCCTTATGATGATGAGTTATATGAAGTACAGGAAGCTGATCTTGCTGACAATGCAGGCAGAAAAATACTTCATACACAAGGATTCAA ATTCTTGGACAGAGCAGCAGTCATGACACAAAGAGACTACACAGTTGAAAAGAAAACCAACACCCATAACCCATGGAATCTGTGCCCAATCACACAAGTGGAAGAAGTGAAATGTATATTAAGACTCCTCCCAGTCTGGTTATGCACAATACCATACTCGGTAGTCTTCACTCAAATGCAATCCATTTTCGTTGAACAAGGTGCCGCCATGAAAACAACCTTGGCAGACTTCCACATCCCTCCAGCCAGCATGTCCAGCTTTGACATCCTAAGTGTTGCAGCCTTCATTTTTATCAACAAGCGCCTCATTGAACCACTCGTGTCCAGGTACAGGAAGTCTGGCGGATTAACTGAGCTCCAGCGGATGGGGATTGGCTTGGTCATAGCCATTGCAGCAATGCTGTCTGCTGGATTAGTCGAGCATTTCAGGCTCAAATACTCACAAAAGGACTGCCCAAACTGTGCAAATTCCAGCAGTTTAAGCATATTCTGGCAGGTGCCTCAGTATGTTCTAATTGGAGCATCTGAAGTTTTTATGTACGTGGGGCAGCTCGAGTTCTTTAATGGGCAGGCACCAGATGGACTGAAGAGCTTTGGAAGTGCACTTAGCATGATGTCCATATCATTGGGGAATTATGTCAGTAGCTTGATTGTGACAATAGTTATCAAAATTTCAGCATCTGATGAAATGCCTGGATGGATTCCTAGAAACCTAAACAAGGGGCATTTGGACAGGTTTTATTACCTATTGGGGGCATTGACTGCAGCTGATCTTTTGTTGTACATTGTGTGTGCAAAGTGGTACAAGTACACAAGATTTGAAGACAGGAGCAATAAAGGGAAGGACAACGATGCTAGAATCTAG